Proteins encoded within one genomic window of Pedobacter africanus:
- a CDS encoding AGE family epimerase/isomerase, protein MKDIKNLKELQKFYQDQLLNDTVPFWFPRSVDTEFGGYLLMRDQDGSLIDDDKAVWIQGRAAWLLATLYNTVEKKQEWLEGAKSGIDFLNRHCFDTDGRMFFHVTRNGQPIRKRRYYFSETFAVIANAAYARASGDQEAAGQARYLFGKCIEYATNPALLPSKFMDTRPAKGIGVPMIMINTAQQLRETIGDPRCDEWIDRWINEIETDFVKDDIRCVMEQVAPDGSIIDHIDGRTLNPGHAIEGAWFILHEAKYRNNDPRLIKLGCKMLDYMWDRGWDEQHGGILYFRDVYNKPVQEYWQDMKFWWPHNEVIIATLLAYTLTGDEKYAKWHKMVHDYAYQHFHDTVNGEWFGYLHKDGSLAQSAKGNLFKGPFHLPRQEWYCMTLLNEYLQQDAVQLAANTAH, encoded by the coding sequence ATGAAAGACATAAAGAACTTAAAGGAACTGCAAAAGTTTTACCAGGACCAGTTGTTGAATGATACGGTGCCTTTTTGGTTCCCAAGGTCTGTAGATACAGAATTTGGCGGTTATTTACTGATGCGCGACCAGGACGGGAGCCTGATAGATGATGACAAGGCCGTGTGGATACAAGGGCGTGCAGCCTGGCTGCTGGCTACGCTATACAATACTGTAGAGAAAAAACAGGAATGGCTGGAAGGGGCAAAATCGGGCATAGATTTTTTGAACCGGCATTGCTTTGATACTGACGGGCGTATGTTTTTCCACGTAACCCGAAACGGGCAGCCGATCCGTAAGCGCCGCTATTATTTTTCAGAAACTTTTGCCGTAATAGCCAATGCCGCTTATGCCAGGGCCAGCGGAGACCAGGAGGCTGCCGGGCAGGCCCGCTACCTCTTCGGCAAATGCATTGAATATGCTACCAACCCCGCATTGCTGCCATCAAAGTTTATGGATACACGGCCTGCAAAGGGTATTGGTGTACCGATGATCATGATCAATACTGCCCAGCAACTCAGGGAAACCATAGGTGACCCGCGTTGCGACGAATGGATTGATAGGTGGATCAATGAAATAGAAACAGATTTTGTAAAAGATGACATCAGGTGTGTAATGGAACAGGTGGCTCCTGATGGCAGCATCATTGACCACATCGATGGCCGTACGCTAAACCCCGGACATGCCATTGAAGGGGCCTGGTTTATCCTTCATGAAGCAAAATACAGGAACAATGACCCCAGGTTAATTAAGCTGGGCTGTAAGATGCTCGATTACATGTGGGACCGCGGTTGGGACGAGCAGCACGGCGGAATCCTTTACTTTCGAGACGTATACAACAAACCGGTGCAGGAATACTGGCAGGACATGAAATTCTGGTGGCCGCACAATGAGGTGATCATTGCTACCTTGCTGGCTTATACCCTAACGGGCGATGAAAAGTATGCAAAATGGCATAAAATGGTGCATGATTATGCTTATCAGCATTTTCATGATACTGTAAACGGTGAGTGGTTTGGCTATCTGCACAAAGACGGAAGCCTGGCGCAAAGTGCAAAAGGCAATTTATTTAAAGGCCCCTTTCATTTGCCCCGGCAGGAATGGTATTGCATGACTTTGTTAAATGAGTACCTGCAGCAAGATGCTGTACAGCTGGCCGCCAATACAGCGCATTAA
- a CDS encoding sialidase family protein, which yields MKMILQKNKYCLCLLLMVLAACTGKMYKPVVAEGPRLQAIPAQSPVLKRLARNPLQLVKISVPDANAEASYVKIAGSLNAGGLKQIEKLEVYLAEGKPVLAEAKKIGELRLRDKNFEIPVSLQLKPGVAHVWISAVLKDDADVDGLVQLNTLLFGNVQGKWQQAEGLKPMAQSTGIALRQPGDDGVNSYRIPGMVTTDKGTLIAVYDIRYKNSGDLPGNIDVGLSRSRDGGKTWEPMKVIMDMGAPHENNGVGDPAVLFDPVTKKIWVVALWSKGNRSIAGSGPGFSADETGQFAVVSSSDDGLTWTAPYSLTPQVKRQEWRLFFNGPGNGIAMADGKIVFAAQYWDAQKIPHSTLIYSADHGKTWKSGIGAKSNTTESQLVETVPGTLMLNMRDNRGRFRSVATTTDMGNSWLEHPTSYRDLADPVCMGSFIKAKVRVKGKLREVLFFSNPNVSEAPRRNLTIKASLDMGETWQQANQLLLDERPSFGYSAMTKIDEETIGILYEGIRDLYFVRVPVKEIIK from the coding sequence ATGAAAATGATTTTACAGAAAAATAAATACTGCCTTTGCCTGCTATTGATGGTGTTGGCAGCCTGTACCGGCAAAATGTATAAGCCGGTTGTTGCCGAAGGACCGCGCCTGCAGGCCATACCAGCACAGAGCCCGGTTTTGAAAAGGCTGGCCCGGAACCCATTGCAGCTGGTTAAAATAAGTGTGCCGGATGCTAATGCAGAAGCCAGCTATGTGAAAATAGCGGGCAGCTTGAACGCCGGGGGGCTGAAGCAGATTGAAAAACTGGAAGTTTACCTTGCAGAGGGGAAACCTGTGCTTGCAGAAGCAAAAAAAATTGGGGAACTGAGGCTGAGGGACAAAAATTTTGAGATTCCGGTAAGCCTGCAGTTGAAACCAGGTGTAGCTCATGTATGGATAAGTGCCGTTTTAAAGGATGACGCCGATGTTGATGGGCTTGTGCAATTAAATACATTGCTTTTTGGGAATGTTCAGGGTAAATGGCAGCAGGCTGAGGGGCTGAAGCCTATGGCGCAGAGCACAGGTATTGCCCTAAGGCAGCCTGGCGATGATGGGGTAAACTCTTATCGGATTCCGGGAATGGTGACTACCGATAAAGGTACGCTCATAGCCGTATACGACATCAGGTATAAGAACAGCGGCGACCTGCCCGGAAACATTGATGTGGGCTTGAGCCGGAGCAGGGACGGGGGTAAAACATGGGAGCCTATGAAGGTAATTATGGATATGGGCGCCCCACATGAAAACAATGGCGTAGGAGACCCGGCCGTACTGTTTGACCCGGTTACAAAAAAGATATGGGTGGTAGCATTGTGGAGCAAGGGAAACCGCTCTATTGCAGGCTCTGGCCCTGGTTTTTCTGCGGACGAAACGGGGCAGTTTGCAGTGGTGAGCAGCAGTGATGATGGATTAACCTGGACCGCCCCCTACAGTTTAACGCCCCAGGTAAAGCGGCAAGAATGGCGATTGTTTTTCAATGGACCGGGTAATGGCATAGCCATGGCCGATGGAAAGATCGTTTTTGCGGCCCAGTATTGGGATGCGCAGAAAATCCCGCATTCTACCCTGATTTACAGTGCCGACCATGGAAAAACCTGGAAAAGCGGGATCGGTGCCAAATCTAATACTACGGAAAGCCAGTTGGTAGAAACTGTACCCGGAACGCTGATGCTGAACATGCGGGATAACCGGGGCAGGTTCAGGAGCGTGGCCACTACCACCGATATGGGCAATAGCTGGCTGGAACACCCAACGTCTTATCGGGACCTTGCTGACCCTGTATGTATGGGTAGCTTTATTAAGGCCAAAGTTAGGGTGAAAGGAAAGCTCAGGGAGGTGTTGTTTTTCAGCAACCCCAATGTTTCTGAAGCGCCCCGCCGCAACCTGACCATTAAGGCCAGTTTGGATATGGGCGAAACCTGGCAACAAGCCAATCAGCTGCTGCTGGATGAACGGCCTTCTTTTGGTTATTCGGCAATGACAAAAATTGATGAGGAAACGATAGGGATTTTATATGAAGGCATCAGGGACCTTTATTTTGTACGTGTGCCGGTAAAAGAAATTATAAAGTGA
- a CDS encoding MFS transporter: MTNTKTYAWVVVGLLWVVALLNYMDRQMLSTMKPAMQADIIELQSAINFGKLMAIFLWIYGFMSPVSGIIADRLNRKWLIVGSLFVWSAVTWLMGYATDFSQVYWLRALMGVSEALYIPAGLSLIADYHTSKTRSLAIGIHMTGLYMGQALGGFGAVIAERFSWEATFHAFGFAGIVYALVLVVFLKEKKHREQAAVEGGAGLKPSVFKGLALLFTNSAFWTILFYFAVPSLPGWAAKNWLPTLFAENLKIPMSTAGPLSTITIAASSFLGVIAGGILSDRWVQKNVRGRVYTGAIGLALTIPSLLMLGFGHSLFYVAGAAVGFGVGFGMFDANNMPILCQFVSARHRATAYGLMNMTGVFAGAYVTDLLGKSSDGGHLGRDFAMLAAVVLLALLVQLYFLRPKLNDFSESGS, encoded by the coding sequence ATGACAAATACAAAAACATATGCCTGGGTAGTTGTAGGCTTGCTTTGGGTGGTGGCCTTGCTGAATTACATGGACAGGCAAATGCTGTCTACGATGAAACCAGCCATGCAGGCAGATATCATTGAACTGCAGTCGGCCATTAATTTTGGCAAGCTGATGGCCATATTTTTATGGATATACGGTTTCATGAGCCCGGTTTCGGGCATTATAGCCGATAGATTAAACCGTAAATGGTTGATTGTAGGGAGTTTGTTTGTGTGGTCTGCAGTGACCTGGCTAATGGGCTATGCCACTGATTTCAGCCAGGTTTATTGGCTACGGGCCTTAATGGGTGTAAGTGAAGCACTGTATATTCCGGCCGGGCTGTCTTTAATCGCAGATTACCATACTTCAAAAACCAGGTCGCTGGCTATAGGTATCCACATGACGGGCCTTTACATGGGCCAGGCATTGGGTGGTTTCGGTGCAGTTATAGCCGAGCGTTTTTCCTGGGAGGCAACGTTTCATGCATTTGGCTTTGCAGGTATAGTTTATGCGCTGGTGCTGGTTGTTTTCCTGAAAGAGAAAAAACATAGGGAACAAGCGGCAGTGGAAGGTGGTGCCGGTTTAAAACCTTCGGTTTTTAAAGGGCTGGCCCTGCTTTTTACGAATAGCGCTTTCTGGACCATCCTTTTCTATTTTGCAGTGCCCAGTTTGCCTGGCTGGGCGGCAAAAAACTGGCTGCCTACCTTGTTTGCAGAGAATTTAAAAATCCCTATGTCTACCGCAGGGCCGCTTTCAACCATAACCATTGCCGCGTCTTCTTTTCTGGGGGTAATTGCAGGTGGCATCTTATCTGACCGCTGGGTGCAGAAAAATGTAAGAGGCAGGGTGTATACCGGTGCTATAGGACTGGCACTTACCATCCCTTCTTTGCTGATGCTGGGCTTCGGGCATTCACTTTTTTATGTGGCAGGTGCCGCGGTAGGTTTTGGTGTAGGTTTTGGGATGTTCGATGCCAACAATATGCCCATACTGTGCCAGTTTGTTTCGGCAAGGCATAGGGCCACAGCCTACGGACTGATGAATATGACGGGTGTATTTGCAGGTGCTTATGTAACCGATCTGCTGGGCAAATCATCTGATGGAGGGCATTTGGGACGTGATTTTGCCATGCTGGCCGCGGTGGTGTTGCTGGCTTTACTGGTGCAATTGTATTTTTTAAGGCCAAAGCTGAACGATTTTTCGGAATCCGGAAGCTGA
- a CDS encoding kelch repeat-containing protein has translation MMLATGLVFSQENEQPKVKWMASARLQDVNGAASLGFAGMISGVDQGLLLLAGGANFPEKMPWDGGKKHYSDAIQVLQRTESGFVWNGDFSGQLPEPVAYCGSVSTPAGIVYAGGENENGPSSRAYLLKLDLSAKAVKVNPLPELPLALTNIGLTHIGNVVYAAGGDGKTGSSAGFFSLDLENPKAGWTKLPPLPLALANAVVLTQTTGQGIGIYVIGGRTKNPSGISTLRSTTFVYDVKNRLWKKAAAISDGKNALHFSAGTGLACAGHFILIMGGDTGEIFHRIENYIAQIARAKDKAEKNKLVKAKNKLSVYHKGFYRGLLLYNTLSNAWTKIAELPFPAQVTTTAVFWEGNIVIPSGEVKPGIRTPEVRLGRIE, from the coding sequence ATGATGTTGGCAACAGGACTTGTTTTTTCCCAGGAAAATGAACAGCCGAAAGTAAAGTGGATGGCCTCTGCACGGCTGCAGGATGTTAACGGAGCGGCATCTCTGGGATTTGCAGGGATGATCAGCGGTGTTGATCAGGGCCTGCTGCTTTTGGCCGGAGGGGCAAATTTTCCGGAGAAAATGCCATGGGACGGGGGGAAAAAGCATTACTCCGATGCAATACAGGTACTGCAGCGTACAGAATCGGGCTTTGTATGGAATGGGGATTTTAGCGGGCAGTTGCCAGAACCTGTTGCCTATTGTGGCAGTGTTTCTACTCCGGCGGGTATAGTTTATGCCGGAGGTGAAAATGAAAATGGCCCTTCCAGCCGTGCTTACCTATTGAAACTGGATTTAAGTGCAAAAGCTGTAAAAGTAAACCCATTGCCGGAATTGCCCCTGGCGCTTACAAATATTGGGCTAACGCATATCGGAAATGTGGTGTACGCAGCTGGCGGAGATGGCAAAACAGGTTCTTCGGCCGGCTTTTTTAGCCTGGACCTGGAGAATCCTAAAGCGGGCTGGACAAAGCTGCCCCCATTGCCCCTTGCCCTTGCCAACGCCGTAGTGCTAACACAAACCACAGGCCAGGGGATTGGGATATATGTGATAGGCGGAAGAACAAAAAATCCTTCAGGAATCAGTACATTGAGGTCAACAACATTTGTATATGATGTTAAAAACCGGTTGTGGAAGAAAGCTGCAGCAATATCAGATGGGAAAAATGCCCTGCATTTTTCTGCAGGTACAGGGCTTGCCTGTGCCGGTCATTTTATCCTGATTATGGGTGGGGATACCGGAGAAATCTTCCACCGGATAGAAAATTATATTGCGCAGATAGCCAGGGCAAAAGATAAAGCAGAAAAAAACAAGCTGGTAAAGGCAAAAAATAAGCTGAGCGTTTATCATAAAGGCTTTTACCGAGGGCTGCTGTTGTACAATACGCTGAGCAATGCGTGGACAAAAATAGCAGAACTGCCTTTCCCGGCCCAGGTAACCACAACTGCGGTTTTTTGGGAAGGCAACATCGTAATTCCCAGCGGGGAAGTTAAACCGGGCATACGTACACCCGAGGTCAGGCTGGGCAGAATTGAGTAA
- a CDS encoding dihydrodipicolinate synthase family protein — protein MKFKKIEGLIAAPFTPMDEKGNLNLGLIPDYYRFLKANQVAGAFICGSTGEGVSLTSAEKKKVAAAWADCTAQDDAFKVMLLLGGTSIADCKELALYASEIGLYAVSFTSPFYFKPANAGILADACAEIAAAVPDMPFYYYHIPVLTGGNYAMYDLLQAIDGRVHNFAGIKYTHEDFMDFQSCMNFKEGKYDMLWGRDENMLSALVLGAKGAVGSTFNYAAPLYHELISAFNTRNLAHARVLQQKSIDMIRLLGKYGGIAVGKAYMKLAGMDCGEFRLPVKNMDGLQFELFKKDVEQLDFDNFKSVWPVGRS, from the coding sequence ATGAAATTTAAAAAAATTGAAGGTTTAATTGCCGCTCCTTTTACACCTATGGATGAAAAAGGAAACTTAAATCTGGGGCTCATCCCTGATTATTACCGCTTTCTGAAGGCCAACCAGGTTGCGGGTGCTTTTATCTGCGGCTCTACGGGTGAAGGGGTTTCACTGACCAGTGCCGAAAAAAAGAAAGTGGCAGCCGCCTGGGCAGATTGTACTGCGCAGGATGATGCGTTCAAAGTGATGCTGCTGCTGGGCGGTACCAGCATTGCAGATTGCAAAGAGCTGGCCTTGTATGCCAGCGAGATCGGTTTATATGCGGTATCTTTCACTTCGCCTTTTTATTTTAAGCCGGCAAACGCAGGCATACTGGCAGATGCATGTGCTGAAATTGCGGCGGCAGTACCTGATATGCCTTTTTATTACTATCATATTCCGGTACTTACCGGAGGGAATTATGCCATGTACGATCTTTTACAGGCTATTGACGGGCGGGTACATAATTTTGCCGGCATCAAATATACCCATGAAGATTTTATGGATTTCCAAAGCTGCATGAACTTTAAGGAAGGTAAGTATGACATGCTTTGGGGCCGGGATGAGAACATGCTTTCGGCATTGGTGCTGGGCGCAAAAGGAGCTGTAGGCAGTACATTCAATTATGCTGCACCGCTATACCACGAGCTGATTTCGGCTTTTAATACCCGCAACCTGGCCCATGCACGTGTGCTTCAGCAAAAATCTATAGACATGATCAGGTTGCTGGGTAAATATGGGGGCATTGCTGTAGGCAAGGCTTATATGAAACTTGCAGGAATGGATTGCGGTGAATTCAGGCTGCCGGTAAAAAACATGGACGGCCTGCAGTTTGAGTTGTTTAAAAAGGATGTGGAACAGCTGGATTTTGATAATTTTAAATCTGTTTGGCCAGTTGGCAGATCCTGA
- a CDS encoding RagB/SusD family nutrient uptake outer membrane protein, which translates to MKANYILSILLAGLVLCTFNACKKLELAPEDYFGSGNFWKNKSQVEGAMLGLHSTLRGQQFTLFTMGELRSGVFNSQTSGTGSSSLNSGNFIRQDIRESSPGLSGWAGFYADIFQINNFIYQVGQTNFLSAEDKGYYLGQAYGLRALYYFHLYRTFGRVPLATEPKVLTNTPTSSDQAYLPRAKSEKETLDFIKSDIGQSETNFNNVFTTKNQKAQWSLAATLMLKGEVYLWSAKVLTDGQNPSNTAADLSAARAALETIIPKYNLQGSFASVFNSAGVPANKGNNEIIFALRYAYPEAANAASQFVYQQADNMAGFLNAAGQPYTSDPLSIAGSSSIIRYEYKYDLFSRYDANDTRRAATFFDYYKAPTATNRFIMMTKFMGAITEGIRRFVDDIPMYRLPDAVLLLAEIKNKQGQDPSAEINRIRQRAYGNNPYPVYANGSFEQNELAILEERTKEFVFEGKRWYDLRRMQDASGSPLVFRKDLPLIGVLDKATEAYKLVLPIDRNTLNNDETLKNDQNTGYPGT; encoded by the coding sequence ATGAAAGCAAACTATATTTTATCCATACTCCTGGCAGGACTTGTACTGTGTACATTTAATGCCTGCAAAAAACTGGAACTTGCTCCGGAAGATTATTTTGGAAGCGGAAATTTCTGGAAAAACAAATCGCAGGTGGAAGGGGCAATGCTGGGCCTGCACAGTACACTACGGGGGCAGCAGTTTACACTTTTTACCATGGGAGAGCTGCGCAGCGGGGTGTTCAACAGCCAAACCAGTGGCACAGGCTCTTCTTCACTCAATTCTGGCAATTTTATCCGCCAGGACATTCGCGAGTCGAGCCCGGGCTTATCGGGCTGGGCGGGTTTTTATGCAGACATATTCCAGATCAATAACTTTATTTACCAGGTAGGCCAGACCAATTTCCTATCGGCCGAAGATAAAGGCTATTATTTAGGGCAGGCTTATGGGCTGCGGGCCTTATACTATTTTCATTTGTACCGAACATTTGGCCGTGTGCCGCTGGCTACCGAGCCTAAAGTGCTGACCAATACGCCAACCAGTTCTGATCAGGCTTATTTGCCCAGGGCAAAATCTGAAAAAGAGACGCTGGATTTTATCAAATCCGATATCGGTCAGTCTGAAACAAATTTCAACAATGTGTTTACCACAAAAAACCAGAAGGCACAGTGGTCGCTTGCCGCCACACTGATGTTAAAAGGAGAAGTGTACCTGTGGTCGGCAAAAGTGCTTACCGATGGGCAGAACCCTTCCAATACGGCTGCTGATCTGAGTGCAGCAAGAGCTGCACTGGAAACCATTATCCCTAAGTACAATCTGCAGGGCAGTTTTGCCAGTGTGTTCAATAGCGCAGGGGTTCCGGCCAACAAAGGCAATAACGAAATCATATTTGCCCTCCGTTATGCCTATCCCGAAGCGGCAAATGCGGCAAGCCAGTTTGTTTACCAGCAGGCAGATAACATGGCGGGCTTTTTAAACGCTGCCGGGCAGCCTTATACTTCAGATCCGCTGAGCATTGCGGGCAGCAGTTCCATTATCCGCTACGAATACAAATACGATCTGTTTAGCAGGTACGACGCCAACGACACGCGTAGGGCGGCTACCTTCTTTGACTATTACAAAGCGCCAACAGCTACAAACCGCTTTATCATGATGACCAAGTTTATGGGCGCCATTACCGAAGGCATACGCAGGTTTGTAGACGATATTCCGATGTACCGCCTGCCCGATGCGGTTCTGCTGCTTGCCGAGATAAAAAACAAACAGGGACAAGACCCTTCTGCAGAAATCAACCGCATAAGGCAGCGCGCCTATGGCAATAACCCTTATCCTGTTTATGCAAACGGAAGCTTTGAACAGAATGAACTGGCCATTCTGGAAGAAAGGACCAAAGAGTTTGTTTTTGAAGGCAAACGCTGGTACGACCTGCGCCGTATGCAGGATGCTTCGGGCAGTCCGCTGGTTTTCAGAAAAGACCTGCCGCTGATTGGGGTGCTCGATAAAGCAACAGAAGCCTACAAGCTTGTGCTGCCGATTGACAGGAATACCCTGAATAACGATGAGACCCTTAAAAACGACCAGAATACCGGTTATCCGGGCACCTGA